The DNA window tttgggggacacaaacattcagtggTTTTGTTTCTGGAGTCTTTATGCCATTCCATTGGACAATTTATCCTGTGCCTGTCTTCtgctgtcttaattactgtagcttcaGAAAAAGTCTTTTGGTAGGGTAATCTATCCTTCAGGAGTGCCTTAAGTATTTTTGGTCTTTAGCTCTTCcacatatgttttaaaatcaagttccataaaaaaaaaaaaagccttttggaTTTTTGCTGCAATTGGATCAAAACTATATAAATCAGATTAGGGAAAATCGATATCTCTGTGTTGTGTATTCTCATGACAAGGCATATTTCTAAattcattttgttgatttatgTTTGCTATTAGGCCTTGTggatctttgttcattttcttcctggaTATCTTATATATGTTGTAAATGGTGTTCTTGACTTAAAAATAGATTTCTAGCTGTTGCTGGTAATTAGAAATacaagtaatttttgtatattgataatAAATCAGTGAGCAAATCATTTTACTGATTTCAGTTTTCTGAGTACACCCATAGTATCTGtgattgacatttattttcttcctttcagacCTTTATGCCTTCCGTTTTTCTTTTGGCAGTAACTAAGAGTGAGTAGAAGCAATTATCATGGCATTCTGgctttgttcttaatttttaaagggaatgtTTTAATGTTTCCCCCTTACTAGCTGTTAGAATGAGagtttttaacttcattttttttttttttttgacatcaaATGTTGTCGGGTGACTTAGTGAGGAAGGGACTTGGTAGAATGGAAGACACAAGAAAAGATTGACTTCCGGGGAAACAGGAAATGGGTTTAGAACATACTGAGTTAAAGAACATAGtgtaaaaaatgttaacattttaaattgaagTGTGTAATTTGAGATGATCAGGGACAGAGCTGTAGAtgtgtttattataaaataaagtcaATAATAAGATACCCTACTGTGGATGAATTCTAAGGAAAGAATATGAATGGTGCCACGATTAAGGATAAAAACCTGGAAAATACAGCTACCTCTTATTTGATAGGTGGAAGAAAATTGAAAGGAAATATAAGAGATAAGAGACTCAACAGTGTTTAGCATCAAAGCCCAGAGAGTCGAACATTTAAGGAGGAGATTGTTAGTTGTACCAAATGAAATGCCACAGAGAGGTGTAGGAAGATCAGGACTGAAAAGAGGGCATTGAATTTGATATTTGACATTTTAGAAATCTGGTTTCAGTCGAGTGAGGGAACCAAAAGCAGTTTTCAGTGAGAGTAAGTGGATGGTCCTGAATTGGAGAAGGGGGGTTTAAAATACCTGCTTGTTAAATTTTGCAGTTAAGGAAAAGACAGATGGGTAGATTGAAAAAGAAGGTATAAGAGGGAAAGTTCTTTTAAGATAGGAAAAGACGTAtgcattttaagcattttaattttgataattacCTAGTTGCCAATACTGGTTATTGTCAAGGGTTGTAAATTTAATCTAATAAGGGAAAATCATTATTTGTTTTGCTCTACATTCTTCATTTATGAGTCTGGGTCTCTTCTAAATTTCACAATGTGTTTTTCATCAAAATTGTGTTTCTGTTAGGAAGAAAGTAGAGGAGAGTAGAGATAGAGTAGGAAGCTAGCAGTCTCCAtggataaatttatattttatctatatgTCTTCTGGGTTTATTATGTCATGTCTCCAAAAGCTTGCTTGTAAAGAGTAAGATGACATCGagctcttatttttcttcccaaatggaaaatttcttaatccttttctttcctgattATCCCCCCATTTGAATGCCATCTTGACTTACTACCTGGTAAATTCTCAGATAGATTTGCTGGTTCATCTGTCCTCTCTAGTCAGTCCATTCATCTATGTAATCACTTCTTCTTTTGTACTAAATTGTTAAcactataattttataatctgTATTGGGTAGGGTTAAAATACTCCTCCCCATTGttctcaatattttctttcctgttgttatgtaattatttttacaaatgaacTTATGTACCTAACATTTGGTTATGATAGCATCAATTCATCTTTACTCcacaaatcatttttttaattaagacagAATTTAATGTATTGGTTAATTTAGAGAGAATTGACACCTTTACAATACTGCATTTGTcttccttttgtatttctatagttttaatatttttaaagttcctgtatatttttaaattttatttttagatacttaacatttttctattattattgggatattttattccattttagtttctaatttttttaattgtggtaaaatatacataacataaaattaaccattttaagtgcaTTAAGTTAGATTCACATTGTTAggcaaccattaccaccatccatctccagaacaatttttatctttccacactgaaactttatacccatttcACAATAACTTCTAACTCCTTCCTCCCcgcagcccctgacaaccaccattctactttttgtctctgaaATTGGCTATTATGGAAACTTCATATAAGGGGAATTgtacagtatttgttcttttgtgactggcttatttcacagcataatgttttcaaagttcttttCATGTTGTAGCTTgtgagaatttccttttttaggtgaaataatatttcattgcatgtatataccatACTTTATCCATATATATTTCACCATGTGTTGGTGGATACTGAAGTTACTTCTACCTTTTGCCTGTTGTGAAAAATGCTACTGTGAACATGgggtacaaatatctgttcaagtcgttgcttttatggttttttttgttttgtttttttgttgttgtttttgggttttttttttttttttgagtatatacctaggaatggaattgctggattatatgttctttgtttaatttttaaaggaactatCATAGTGTTTTCCACAGCAACCACACTATtttaacattcccaccaataatgcACCAatattccaatttctccacttcCTTGTGAACACTTGTTTTATGcgtttttgataatagccattctaatgggtgtgcaGTGGTATAttgttttagttttgattttcatttccctaatgatttgtGTTACTGACcatctttttatttgcttattggaagtttgtatatcttctttgaagaaatatctacTCACATCCTTGCTCGTTTTTTATcgggttgtttgggttttttttgtcttttgttctttttgaattttaagagttatgtctatgttctggatattaactcctgAGGTATATGATTTgcactttcttctttccattctgAGGGTTGCCTTTTCAGTCTGTTGGTAGTCTTTAGATTTGATgtagttccatttgtctatttttgcttttgttgcctgtacttttagTGTTACATTTAATAAATCATTGCCAAGTCTAATGTCATGCTCTACTATTGTTAAAAGTTTCTTTAGCTCttgtgtttaggtctttgattgaTTTGAAGttagtttttatatatgttatcagataagggtctaacttcatttttttgtatgtagatatccagttttcccagcaccatttgttgaaaagactgtccttttttTATTGAATGGTCTTGACACTGTTGTCAAAAATCCTTTGgcagggtttatttctgggctgtctattttatttcattgatctatatgtttgtcagtatgccagtaccatgctactttgattactttatttttgtagtgtttccaggtgtttgttttttgtagagaaaaacaCTAGTgacttttaatattaatttagtaACCACGTATCTTACTGAATTCTTAAAGggtttttaaattgattttacaaAGATACAATTATGTCTACTATGTCTActgcaaataattataaaatggtaCTTCctctcaaaatcttttttttttattttggtcttaATTGCACTAGttttaaaacaatgttaattATGCTGTCTACataattgtatttcattttctcattgctGGTTTAATGGAAGTTCTAATATTTCACCATAGAGTGTGATGTGGCATTTGGTTTGAGATATGTTCCTAAACTTTTGAGGTTGACATCAAAAAGCTTAGTTGCAATTTGTTGCTTAATTGCAATTTTGTTTCTTGTTCCTGTTGTCAAGAATAGAATGTTGGTCTGAAGACATCAAGGAGGGACTGGACTACTCAAGACAGTTGTGGGATGTATAAATATATCACCATGTGTCATAGGAACTTAactaatttactttttctttttttttttccccttgcagAATGGCCAAAGTTTTCTGGTCTTGGATGAGCAACGATTTGCAAAAGAAATTCTTCCCAAATATTTCAAGCACAATAATATGGCAAGCTTTGTGAGGCAACTGAATATGTGTGAGTATGGACAGCAGTTTATTGGAGTACCATTATCAGCTACTGATGAagccattttttttcccattagggtggtaaaggaaaattattccATACAAGCACCACCAAATTTTGACTTGTTTATTTTAGTCAtttgaattttgaatatttttcagatGGTTTCCGTAAAGTAGTACATATCGACTCTGGAATTGTAAAGCAAGAAAGAGATGGTCCTGTAGAATTTCAGCATCCTTACTTCAAACAAGGACAGGATGACTTGTTGGAGAACATTAAAAGGAAGGTGAGCTATTGTGAACGTGAGCTAATTAGGGTATTGACCTGGAGTGTGCTTGGCCAAGATTTTTATTTCAGCTGTTGAAAGTACAGAAATGCACAACTGTTCCTTGTTGGGATGAATTAGGATAATAAAGTTTTACTTGTTTCcctgtatttttttcctaagttagcttaaaaaaaaaaaaaagtttaagttcCTGCTAGAATATGAGCTCCCTGGAAGACTTTTTCTATAGTTTGTAATTGTACATCCAGTACCTACAATAAGTCTCTTCTAATAATATAAATATGcccacatagtaggcattcagaaatacattcagtaatatattttttaatgcataatATCTTTTggtaaaataagatattttactaAATCTGTAAAAGGGGTGGACCATGAAAGAAAATGGCCTAGCATGAACCTTTTACTgcataaatttaattaaatgtggAATGTGGTAATAAAGAGGCTTGGGGGAAATTGCAAGGAGCTTGGCATAAGGGGAGAATAAAAGACTCTAAGATATTCCTGCTTGCGGAaactttttaacattaaaaaaaaattttttttaagtagattaTTCCTTGCGTTCTCTCCCATTGAGCTCTGAAGTTTATTCTTTCCCTAGCATTTCATCCCGGGCTTTTGGAACCAGATCTCACTTCCTGAACAGGCTACGAAAACCTCTTCTAATAGGGAAGCTTTGAATTACAATCATGGGTGTTTactgtttctttgattttctaaatttactttttcaaaggtttcatcttcaaaaccagaagaaaataaaattcgtCAGGaagatttaacaaaaattataagtaGTGCTCAGAAGGTTCAGATAAAACAGGAAACTATTGAGTCCAGGCTTTCTGAATTAAAAAGGTAAAGTGttatttccaaatataattttaatctgGGAATTGggtatgtgtctatgtgtgttgAGTTTGGAGGTTGTCTGATGTTTTATTGTAAGTACTCAGATCACTTTGTTGAAGCCAAGATCAAAGGTCATTTTTCTGCAAGTATTGGTTCCCTTTACTTTGATTTGTGGCCACTGACTTTACtctaatattgttttaattatgatAGTCAGAAGAAGATATAAACCTAAGCGTATCAAAACAGTTTGATGTATAAGTCTTAGCAATAAACAGTAGGTCTTTAAGATGATGTAGGAAATATGATTCTATTTAGGTTAGCTCATATGGTGCTCATAGACAATGAGGGCATACGACATAAAAACCCTGTATGTTACCCATCCTTTGTTTAATGGCTGTCTCTTAAGATTTCTTTGTGTGGACTCTTAGGAAAAAGTAGGACACAAAAAAATCGGAAAACGATGCAGGAGAGTTGCCATGCTTGATACTTATTTCGTATAGACTTGGAAAAGTGTTATTCAGAGCTTTTATCTACAGAAAGATGCTTCgttttattttactacatttcTTGGTTACCATTATTGTAACTTGCCATACTAATAACTTGTGTATAGAGTAGATAGTGTATTACTCTTCTTAGTAAGTAGCTGGAATTTTTCTGTATCCTAATAGGTGCCAAGGGCTTAAGAGTGGTTACTTTACATATTCTCTCTTCCATATCAGATGTGAGACGTTACTTTAGTTAATCATAACTCAAATATCTTCATTAAAAGAGGAACCTataactttgatttcttttttaaataagctttagGCTTTCTCTTCTTGTGTATTTAACAACTTGTTTACTGTATGTATCTTGTGTATACTAGCTGCTCTTTGACCCAGTTCCTTGGGACCACAGTTTCAGCCTTTAAAGAAAGTGATCCCCAAATCATTTTTTGTACCTTAGAGGGAACTTTCTTCtccttatctttttgtttgtttgtttttgttttgagacagtctcactctgttacccagtctggagtgcagtgacttgatcttacctcactgcaatctccgcctgccggttcaagcgattcttgtgcctcagcctccctagtagctgggattacaggcatgtgccagctaatttttgtatttttagtagagatggggtttcactgtgttggccaggctgttctcaaactcctgacctcaagtgatccgcccacatcggcctttcaaagtgctggaattacaggcacgagccaccgcacccagccctactTATCTTTATTTAGTAAGCAGATaacaacattttttaatttgaatcagAAAAATACAGTagttattcagtaaatattaaaatctcCTTTGGTATACCCTTATATGTAAATCTCCAGTTCCTTTTATATTAGTTTGGATTAAAGAAGATGACTTGTGGAGAATAACAAAAGATGGAAAATTAAAGCATTTAATAGGTATTCAGCATTCTCCGTGCTGCGAACATTTAACAACATAATGCAGTTTCAATTAAAAAAGGTGAACGAAGAAGAAGCTATTCATATTTGGCAAGTTATTAGTTTATTATTGGATATGCTTTTTCAGAATAACATTTTAGTGGTTTACATATGCTGTTGTTTGAGATAGATCTTAAGATAGTTTTAGAATCTGACAGACTTTAGTTTGATTTCAACACTTACCAAATTATTTGTATGATCTTGAGCAGTTCCCCTCAATTCTCTgtacctcagtgtcctcatctataaaatagagatgatgACTTATTTCTTGGTGgtttttagagaaattttaaataagtaatacACATAAAATGTCTAGCATAGTGCTTAGAGTATAGTAAGTGCTGGGTATATATCACTACCCTTTATTTCCTAAGGTGATTAGGAAGGCCTGAATTCACTTGGTAACCACAGTTGAAAgattagcttatttttttttaagcaaaaaataatGAGCCAGATTGTCAAAAGTAGTAAATTGCCAACTACTATATTGATGTAGGCATATGTCTTAAGTTTCTGTGTATCTATTGTCATGAGTAGCAGATACTACACTTAGGAAGGAATGATTCTggtgctgggtgcggtggctcatgcctgtaatcgcagcactttgggaggccgaggtgggtggatcacctgaggtcaggagtttgagatcagcctggccaacatggcaaaaccccgtttctactaaaaatacaaaaaaaattagctggttgtggtggcacatgcctgtaatcccagctacttaggaagctgaggcacgagaattgcttgaaccctggaggtgaaggttgcaatgagccgagatcgtaccactgcacttcagcctgggcgacagagcaaagctacaccttttttttaaaaaaagaatgattcagGAGTTGTGTCAAGGTAGTTGTCATTCCTATGTAATTGAACCAAAGTTTTCTTGGTCTCATAAATACATATAGTAAAAACAAGTGTAGTTCAGTTGTCTGGTATTCTTAATTAAAGATACTATGGTCTGgttttttgattgattttttttttgttttgttgcttaataaattataacataGTGAGAATGAGTCCCTTTGGAAGGAGGTGTCAGAATTACGAGCAAAGCATGCACAACAGCAACAAGTTATTCGAAAGGTAAGAAGCTCTTTTCCCCAGGACCATAATTTGCATTTGTTTAATGAGTACTGTTTGTGACCCAAAAAGGTCTTTATTGAGTGTCTGTGATTGATCTTAGTTTCTTACATATTGGATGCACAGatagaagtaaaaaatgaaatgaaattaagccaagtgttacacatttttaataaaaaatttctcACTAGCTAAAGATGGTTATTCCATACTCGCAGATAATGTCTCAGTAGCTTTTAGTAAATGATCTTTTGCCTAATATaacaattttgaaatactttatttttatgagCATAATGAATACACtaccaatttcttttaaaattagaaaacatagccttactggttttttttgttggtttttattataaaaggcaTAGTTAAGGTCTCAGaagataaatgacaaatattttcaaatcagttGACCAAATTATGAGTTCAGAAAATGATTTCTCAATGTATGCTGTTATTAGTCTGTGGAGAAAAGCAGTTAACATAGTGttgtaaaatgaattttagattttagtATCTGAGCTGAAAATTTAATAGAGGAGTTGGAATCCCTCCGTTTCATTGTGTCCTTGTGATTTAATCTTTGCATATCAGCTTTCATTTGCTAATAAGAGATGAAACATAGTAATTAAGGCAGCTATTTTTTGCTCATGAGTAAACTAGACTCTGAGTTTAAGCAACAGGTTTTTTGAGGGGGAGCTTCTGATTGCTCCTGCTTAGAAGGCCCTTGAACTAAAAATAGGGTTGTGACTGACAGGATCAGGGTCTAATGGAGAAGGCTTTAAAGCAGAGATGAGTAGCAGTTGCAGCCTGTAGCCTAGTCAACATAgatttactgtgtttttttttttttttaaagtgtgcaaGTGAAGGTTGAATGTAGTAGAATTCAGTTCTAAGTGTTTAGTCCaagtacatgtatttttaaaactttcatagGCAACTCTAATGTGCAGCCTGGTTAAGAATAGTTGACTTAAAACAATAGATGTACCTTAACCTGTACTTTATGGAAACAGTCTGTTAATACTTTTCAGAAACAGTGTTTTGGTAATATATTAGCTTACAACACTCTATaatgtgtagattttttttttcctgaaagcaaGAATAGTTGATAAAATAGCTATGTGACATTTCAGTTTTTCATGAATGCTAACATTCTGTCTGCTAAAATTTGAGTTTGAATCTCTGTGCTTTGGTGAGTGGTGTTTATATAATGCATGACGACAACCAATAATTTTTACTCTGCTCCTGGAATTTACTCTCAGCCATGGATTAATTGAGAATAATATGTGTGATGGTCCAGTTATAGGACTTAACAGGTACAGAAGTTACATGCTGTAAGTGTTAGACGCCTTATCTTCTTCAGATAAAAATCCCTGTGTAATGTGATCCAGAAGTGTCAACAGAGAACTGAGATGTAGAATAAATTTAATTTAGCCAGTGATTGATGTTCTTATAAATTCAACCTGAAGTTTTTAGAATATTCCcataacatttattaattaaaaaaactgaagTCGAATTGTATCATAGATATCTTTAAGCTTACATATTGTCTTTTCACTAGCTGTTAACATTTTCTCTTGAATAAGCAATTTAGTGTCTACCCTCCTTTTCATAGACTCTAATACTATGAACCTCTTcagttaaaatgtctatatttttttccattgaaaaatTGATATTGATTATAAGGCAGACCATTTAGTAGCCTTTTTTGTAAGGAAATGCTCACTGTTAGAACCTGTacaatagatatttttaattgataatacTCTATTTAATCATGTAACTTCACAAAGCTTATAAGCACACTTTCTGCACAGAGTCTAAATAGTGCTCcaatcaattttggcttttattcatAGCTTCTCAGTGATATACTACTTTTTATAGTTTACCATATGATCCTCACCTTTTATAGCACCTTTAGGAAGTTGGCAATGTAATTTCAAGACATACTCTAAGCCAGTAGTTCTTATACTCACATCAGTATCCAGTCTACACTAaagggttttctaaacatactgGATCCCATGATCCGAATTTCAGATTCAGCAGTTCTGTAGTAGGATTGAGAATTTAACATATCCAAAGTTCCTAAGCTAGTGTTCCTGGTATTATGGGCCACACTTTAAGAAACACTACTATAAGATATGAAAGCTTGTTTGTGTGTCTTCACAATTTTCTctctaaatttaattaaatattaaagattagCTTCCCTTGTCAGTAGGAAGTTTTGACAGATAGGTCTCAACATTAATCTTTATAGAATCAGACAAtaaacttttatctttttcttttttttctttggttgcaagcagagtttgtttgtttagaaatgGAGcatcacgatgttgcccaggctggtctccgactcctgggctgaagcaatcctcctacctaggcttcccaaagtgttgggattacaggcatgagccaccacgcctggcccatcaCCTTTTTCTAACTCGAAAATTTCATGATTATTCTGAAGGAACTGACGGTTTATTTTGCCTCTGTTACCTGGTATAAGAAAAATGTTGCCTATCAAACACCAGTTTTCTCTTTTGCACCGTAGTGTAATCTTCAAAGTACTTGAAGTAAAAAAGTTGGGATCTATAGCCAGGCAAGTTTGGTACTTATCACCAAAACAAATAAACTGCCTGGAAGCTGGTATGTTTCTTTAGACGGTGGTTCTACGGTGCGTCTGGATTTCAAGTGTTAATATGTGAGAAATTATGAGACTTAGAGGACAAATTATTATATGAATTTGTTTTATAAGACTTGGTAATAGAGACAAAAGAATTAAcagtataatgaaataatttttgtttatatttttttcagattgtccAGTTTATTGTTACATTGGTTCAAAATAACCAACTTGTGAGTTTAAAACGTAAAAGGTAAGTTTTTATGATAAAGTATTATGTCCTGTATATAGGCAGTCACACTTTTTAGTGTTTAACCATGAGTAGCCTACACTTGCTGAGTATGTGCTTGTTGTCCAAAAAGAACAATTCTCCTTTGTTAAATTATACTCTTAAAATCTCTAGAGtagtattattttttagttttatcatTCTGCTGATGTTTGTGAGAGATAAGGGTAGCCTAAATGGTCACTTTATAGACATACATACAGTTAATACAAAATATTCACTTTTCATTCACATTATTAAAGTAGCATTAGAAGGCCTGAgtgaaggaaatttttaaaaagaggccatatgttaaaaaaaa is part of the Homo sapiens chromosome 6, GRCh38.p14 Primary Assembly genome and encodes:
- the HSF2 gene encoding heat shock factor protein 2 isoform c (isoform c is encoded by transcript variant 3), with protein sequence MKQSSNVPAFLSKLWTLVEETHTNEFITWSQNGQSFLVLDEQRFAKEILPKYFKHNNMASFVRQLNMYGFRKVVHIDSGIVKQERDGPVEFQHPYFKQGQDDLLENIKRKVSSSKPEENKIRQEDLTKIISSAQKVQIKQETIESRLSELKSENESLWKEVSELRAKHAQQQQVIRKIVQFIVTLVQNNQLVSLKRKRPLLLNTNGAQKKNLFQHIVKEPTDNHHHKVIF